From a single Photobacterium gaetbulicola Gung47 genomic region:
- a CDS encoding putative glycosyl transferase, group 1 (COG0438): MKILYHHRVASRDGQFVHIEAIINVLKAQGHEVIVVAPKISEQTEFGDNGGWVSTLRQRLPGAIAELMEFGYCFYDFLLLARAIKKHQPDAIYERYNLFLPSGIWAKKLFTLPLLLEVNSPLYQERHDYTGIHLPMLAKWSEYYTWRNADHVLPVSHVLAEFIYEAGVSTEQVTVIPNGIDPAHFNTHTQPERMAQFRGKTVLGFVGFCREWHQLDKVMARIASLNDPDIHLLIIGDGPVLDELRATAKQLKITAQTHITGLIPREKMPCWLAQIDIALQPAVTPWCSPLKLIEYLASGKAIVAPNAPNIKELVNDQHNALLFQNGDMDNMLHAIERLIHDTALRQRLQCNASQTIDEKQLTWQGNGEKIIQLFTQISTEKQLTTKPI, from the coding sequence ATGAAAATTCTTTACCATCACCGTGTAGCATCACGTGACGGTCAGTTCGTCCACATTGAAGCAATCATTAATGTACTCAAAGCACAGGGGCATGAGGTGATTGTTGTGGCTCCCAAGATCAGTGAACAGACAGAATTCGGAGATAATGGTGGCTGGGTATCAACACTAAGGCAGCGGCTACCCGGTGCAATTGCCGAGCTGATGGAGTTTGGTTATTGTTTCTACGATTTTCTGTTACTCGCGCGCGCGATCAAAAAACATCAACCCGATGCCATCTACGAACGTTATAATCTTTTTTTGCCTTCCGGCATTTGGGCAAAGAAACTTTTTACCCTGCCGCTATTACTCGAGGTTAATTCACCACTCTATCAAGAGCGCCATGACTATACCGGTATTCATTTACCAATGCTGGCCAAGTGGTCGGAATATTACACTTGGCGTAATGCCGACCATGTCTTGCCGGTCAGCCATGTATTGGCCGAGTTCATCTATGAGGCCGGCGTGAGCACTGAACAAGTCACGGTTATCCCTAACGGAATCGACCCGGCACATTTCAACACTCACACACAACCTGAGCGTATGGCACAATTTCGAGGTAAAACAGTCCTTGGTTTCGTGGGCTTTTGCCGAGAATGGCATCAGCTAGACAAAGTCATGGCAAGGATCGCCAGTCTCAATGATCCCGATATCCACCTCCTTATTATTGGCGATGGCCCGGTGCTCGATGAGCTTAGGGCAACGGCGAAACAGCTGAAAATAACCGCTCAAACCCATATCACGGGGCTGATCCCCCGCGAAAAAATGCCGTGCTGGCTAGCACAAATTGATATTGCTCTCCAGCCCGCCGTTACCCCGTGGTGCTCCCCGCTCAAACTGATCGAATATTTAGCTTCTGGTAAGGCTATAGTGGCACCTAATGCACCCAATATAAAAGAGTTAGTCAATGATCAGCACAATGCCCTGCTGTTCCAAAATGGTGACATGGATAACATGCTGCATGCGATAGAGCGACTTATTCATGACACGGCATTACGTCAACGTCTGCAATGTAACGCAAGCCAAACCATTGATGAAAAGCAATTAACTTGGCAGGGCAATGGAGAGA